In Gossypium hirsutum isolate 1008001.06 chromosome D06, Gossypium_hirsutum_v2.1, whole genome shotgun sequence, one genomic interval encodes:
- the LOC107901193 gene encoding 3-ketoacyl-CoA synthase 11, translating into MTDSKPLQPLIPSSSRKLPDFKKSVKLKYVKLGYHYLITHGMYLFLSPLVVVITAQLSTFSILDLYDLWEHLQYNLISVIICSTLLVFLSTLYFLTRPRPVYLVNFACYKPDESRKCPKRIFMDRSQLAGTFTEENLQFQRKILERSGLGEETYLPEAVLNVPPNPSMTEARKEAEIVMFGAIDELLAKTSVKPKDIGILVVNCSLFNPTPSLSAMVINHYKLRGNIQSYNLGGMGCSAGLLSIDLAKNLLQAHPNSYALVISMENITLNWYFGNDRSKLVSNCLFRMGGAAILLSNKRSDRRRSKYQLVHTVRTHKGADDKCFACVTQEEDSAGKIGVTLSKDLMAVAGDALKTNITTLGPLVLPMSEQLLFFATLVGKKLFKMKIKPYIPDFKLAFEHFCIHAGGRAVLDELEKNLQLSEWHMEPSRMTLFRFGNTSSSSLWYELAYSEAKGRIRKGDRTWQIAFGSGFKCNSAVWKALRTVNPAKEKNPWMDEIQNFPVDVPKVSSI; encoded by the coding sequence ATGACTGATTCAAAACCATTGCAACCATTGATCCCATCATCGTCTCGGAAGCTACCTGATTTTAAGAAATCGGTTAAGCTAAAATATGTGAAGCTTGGGTACCATTACTTGATCACCCATGGAATGTATCTCTTCCTTTCCCCTCTTGTAGTTGTAATCACTGCACAACTCTCAACATTTTCTATCCTGGATCTTTATGATCTTTGGGAGCATCTTCAATACAATCTCATATCTGTCATCATCTGCTCGACTCTTCTTGTTTTCTTGTCAACCCTCTACTTTCTCACTCGTCCTCGTCCTGTTTACCTTGTCAACTTTGCTTGCTATAAACCAGATGAATCTCGGAAATGCCCCAAAAGGATCTTCATGGATCGGTCTCAATTGGCTGGTACCTTCACAGAGGAAAATCTTCAGTTTCAGCGTAAGATTCTTGAAAGGTCCGGGCTTGGCGAGGAGACATATCTTCCAGAGGCTGTCCTCAATGTTCCACCTAACCCATCAATGACAGAAGCCAGAAAAGAAGCTGAGATTGTTATGTTTGGTGCTATTGATGAACTTTTGGCTAAGACCTCCGTAAAACCCAAAGACATTGGAATTTTGGTTGTGAACTGCAGCTTGTTTAATCCAACGCCATCTTTGTCTGCCATGGTTATCAACCATTACAAGCTTCGAGGGAATATTCAAAGCTACAATTTGGGAGGAATGGGCTGTAGTGCTGGTTTGCTCTCAATAGATCTTGCAAAGAATCTACTTCAAGCCCATCCGAACTCCTATGCACTGGTTATCAGCATGGAGAACATCACCTTGAACTGGTACTTCGGAAATGATCGCTCAAAACTTGTTTCAAACTGCTTATTCAGGATGGGAGGGGCGGCAATACTGCTCTCTAACAAACGCTCTGACAGAAGAAGATCCAAATACCAATTGGTTCACACTGTTCGCACTCACAAGGGTGCGGATGATAAGTGCTTTGCTTGTGTTACACAGGAAGAAGACTCTGCAGGAAAGATTGGTGTTACATTGTCAAAGGATCTCATGGCAGTTGCTGGTGATGCTCTAAAGACCAACATCACCACATTGGGGCCTCTGGTTCTTCCGATGTCTGAGCAGCTGCTTTTCTTTGCTACATTGGTTGGAAAGAAGCTTTTCAAAATGAAGATCAAGCCTTACATTCCAGATTTCAAGCTAGCTTTTGAACATTTCTGCATTCACGCTGGAGGAAGAGCTGTTTTGGATGAACTGGAGAAGAATTTGCAGCTCTCCGAATGGCATATGGAACCATCAAGAATGACTCTCTTCCGATTTGGCAACACCTCAAGCAGTTCTCTGTGGTATGAATTGGCATATTCGGAAGCTAAGGGTAGGATTAGGAAAGGGGACAGAACATGGCAAATAGCATTTGGTTCTGGATTCAAATGCAACAGTGCTGTATGGAAAGCTTTGAGGACCGTAAATCCAGCAAAGGAGAAAAACCCATGGATGGATGAGATCCAGAATTTCCCAGTTGATGTTCCAAAGGTATCATCCATCTAA